Within Longimicrobium sp., the genomic segment GGCCGGCGAGGTCCAGGGTCGGGAGCTCGGCCGGCGCGGGAGGGTGGACGACCTGCACGGGCCCGCCGCCGCGCTCCTCCAGCGTGGTGCGCAGCGCCTCGTGCCGCCGGGCCAGCTCGCCGATGCTCGCCCGCAGCGCGGCGGCGTCCAGCGCGCCGCGCAGGCGCAGGGCGGAGGGCATGTTGTAGGCGGGGCTCCCCGGCTCGATCCGGTCCACCACCCACAGCCGCTGCTGCGCGAACGACAGCGGCAGCGGCGCGTCGCGCGGAACCGGCACCACCGGCGGGGCGGGGGAGGCCCCGGCGCTCCGCAGCGCTTCCACGCGCTCCGCCAGCGCGGCGACGGTGGGCGCCTCGAAGACCGCCTTCAGCGGCACCTCCACCCCCAGCGCCTGCCGCACCCGCGAGACCACCTGCACGGCCAGCAGCGAATGTCCGCCCAGGTCGAAGAAGTGGTCGCGGCGCCCCACCCGCGCCACGCCCAGCACCTCCGCCCAGATCTCCGCCAGCGCCTCCTCCGTCTCACCGGCCGGCGCTTCGTGGCCGCGTGTGGCGAGCCCCGCCCCGTCCGGTGCCGGCAGCGCCCCGCGGTCCAGCTTGCCGTTGGGGGTGAGCGGCAGCGTCTCCAGCACCACGAACGCCGCGGGCACCATGTACTCCGGCAGCCGGGCGCGGGCGGCGTCGCGAAGCGCGGGGACCAGCGCGCGCATGCGGCGCCCCCACTGCGGGTCGTTCGCGTAGCTTTCCCACGGCCGCTCCGCATCCACCGCCGCGGGGACGCGCGCAGCCCCGGCGGCGGGGTGAAAGAGCACCTCCAGCGTGGCGTGCGCGCCGGGGCGCACCTCTACGGCCCGCCCCATCTCCTCACCGAGCGCGAACAGCGCCTCGGGGCCGATCCCGCCCGCGGCCCCGGCCGCCAGCGAGCGCACGGCCGCCGCGTCGGCCGCTTCACCGCCGGCCGCCAGCAGCTCGTACGCGCGGACGTGCTCGCGGACCCGCGCGTCGGGCACGCCACGGACGAGGAGCGCCTGCGCGCTCGCCTCCGCCAGCGCCCGCAGGCCGTCCGCGTCCTCTCCGCTCCACTCCCTCACGGCAGGGTCCGCGCAGGCCATCCCCGCATCGAGGTGCAGCACCACGTCGTAGCGGAAGCGCGAGACCTCGTTGTCGTACTCACCCCGCTTCACCTGCACCTCGACGCGGCCCAGGCGGGGGATGCGCGCCCGGAGTGCCTCGAAGAAAGCCGGATCCAGCATCAGCTCCTGCTCCTCGGCCATCCCCCGCCGCACCCGCGCCCGCAGCTGCCCGGCCGAGAGCCCCTCCGGTGCGCGCACAAGCTCCAGCGAAGCGTGGAACGCCCCGAGCAGCGGCAGGCTGCGCACGTCGCCCACGAAGATCCGCCCACAGGGCCGCAGCGCCGCGGCCGCGCCCTGCAGCACGCGCAGCAGGTAGTGCAGGTCCGGGAAGTACTGCGCGACCGAGTTGATGACCACCAGGTCGAACCCCGCGCCGGCCTGGTCGTCCAGCCGGTCGCCCTCGCCCTCGGAGAGGGAGACCTGCGGCAGCCCCGCGGCATGCCGGCGCACGTGCTCCAGCGCCATCCGCGAGAAGTCGGTCCCGTGGTAGGCTTGCGTGTGCGGCGCCACACGAAAGAGCAGCAGCCCCGTGCCGCACCCGACCTCCAGCACCCGCTCCGGCCGCAGGGCCAGGATGCGCTCCACGGTGTGCTCGACCCACGCGCGCATCTCCTCGCGCGGGATGGGCCCGCCCGTGTAGCTGCTGTTCCACCCCTTGAGCTGCAGGGCCGGGTCCTGTTCCCCGTCGTCCTGCGCGTAGGTGTCGTCGAAGACCGTTTCCCACTCGGACACCTGCTCCCGGGCGCCGCCGGCGGTCTCCTCCGCCCCCGGGACCACGTAGGCGACCAGGCGCCTGTCCCCGGGAGCGTCCTCCCTCGCCAGCACCACGGCCTCCCGGATGCCGGGCGTGGCGCGCAGCACGGCCTCGACCTCGCCGAGCTCGATGCGGAAGCCGCGCACCTTGACCTGCTCGTCGATGCGCCCCAGGTACTCCAGCGTGCCGTCCACCTTCCACCGCGCCAGGTCGCCCGAGCGGTACAGCCGCGCACCGGCCACACCCGCGAACGGATCGGGGACGAAGCGCTGCGCCGTCAGCCCCGGCCGGCCCAGGTACCCGCGCGCCAGCCCCGCCCCGCCCACGTACAATTCGCCGGCGACGCCCAGGGGGGATGGATTCCCGGCCGGATCCAGCACGTACGCGCGCAGGTCGGGGATGGGCTTTCCGATGCCGCTCGCCGCACCCGCGTCCCGCAGCTCGCGCCCGGTGACGGTGTGCCAGGTGACGTGGACCGTCGTCTCGGTGATGC encodes:
- a CDS encoding amino acid adenylation domain-containing protein, with translation VDDRGEAFSLTAQVAAPADAERVCRMMHTAMERLAEALELAPGRAIGSIDVLPEAERRLVVEEWNGTGTAYPADRCIHELFQAQAARTPGAVAVRFQDQQLTYAALNERANRLAHHLRGRGVGPEVRVGLCLERSLELVVAIVAVLKAGGAYVPLDPGYPAERLAFTLADAGVPLVLVQESVRATLPAVDGVEIISLDGAAREIGAESAENPESGARPGSLAYVIYTSGSTGTPKGALIEHRNVARLFAATEAGFGFGESDVWTLFHSCAFDFSVWEIWGALLYGGRLIVVPWPVTRDPAAFRTLLARERVTVLSQTPSAFRALAQVDEGRAEPLHALRTVVFGGEALQYEGLRGWLERYGPERPRLVNMYGITETTVHVTWHTVTGRELRDAGAASGIGKPIPDLRAYVLDPAGNPSPLGVAGELYVGGAGLARGYLGRPGLTAQRFVPDPFAGVAGARLYRSGDLARWKVDGTLEYLGRIDEQVKVRGFRIELGEVEAVLRATPGIREAVVLAREDAPGDRRLVAYVVPGAEETAGGAREQVSEWETVFDDTYAQDDGEQDPALQLKGWNSSYTGGPIPREEMRAWVEHTVERILALRPERVLEVGCGTGLLLFRVAPHTQAYHGTDFSRMALEHVRRHAAGLPQVSLSEGEGDRLDDQAGAGFDLVVINSVAQYFPDLHYLLRVLQGAAAALRPCGRIFVGDVRSLPLLGAFHASLELVRAPEGLSAGQLRARVRRGMAEEQELMLDPAFFEALRARIPRLGRVEVQVKRGEYDNEVSRFRYDVVLHLDAGMACADPAVREWSGEDADGLRALAEASAQALLVRGVPDARVREHVRAYELLAAGGEAADAAAVRSLAAGAAGGIGPEALFALGEEMGRAVEVRPGAHATLEVLFHPAAGAARVPAAVDAERPWESYANDPQWGRRMRALVPALRDAARARLPEYMVPAAFVVLETLPLTPNGKLDRGALPAPDGAGLATRGHEAPAGETEEALAEIWAEVLGVARVGRRDHFFDLGGHSLLAVQVVSRVRQALGVEVPLKAVFEAPTVAALAERVEALRSAGASPAPPVVPVPRDAPLPLSFAQQRLWVVDRIEPGSPAYNMPSALRLRGALDAAALRASIGELARRHEALRTTLEERGGGPVQVVHPPAPAELPTLDLAG